A genomic window from Paucibacter sp. KCTC 42545 includes:
- a CDS encoding OmpW/AlkL family protein, protein MNKLATSLAVIALACTTFAAQAQQEGNWMVRARAVNLDSANKDTTGLGLSVNNKVIPEVDITYFITPNIAAELILTYPQGHDLKAGGAKIGTLKHLPPTLSLQYHFIPTGTFRPYVGLGVNYTNFSDVKFDASLEGAGKLNPSIDNNSFGLSVQVGADVQIAKNWYLNVDVKKVQIGTKVYSNGVKAGDFKVDPLLVGVGVGYRF, encoded by the coding sequence ATGAACAAGCTCGCTACTTCCCTCGCCGTCATCGCCCTGGCCTGCACCACCTTCGCTGCCCAAGCCCAGCAAGAAGGCAACTGGATGGTTCGTGCCCGTGCCGTCAACCTCGACTCGGCCAACAAAGACACGACCGGCCTGGGCCTGAGCGTCAACAACAAGGTCATCCCTGAAGTTGACATCACCTACTTCATCACCCCCAATATCGCTGCCGAACTGATCCTGACCTACCCGCAAGGCCACGACCTGAAGGCCGGCGGCGCCAAGATCGGCACCCTGAAGCACCTGCCCCCGACCCTGTCGCTGCAGTACCACTTCATCCCCACTGGCACCTTCCGTCCTTATGTGGGCCTGGGCGTGAACTACACCAACTTCTCTGACGTGAAGTTCGACGCCAGCCTGGAAGGCGCTGGCAAGCTGAATCCTTCGATCGACAACAATAGCTTCGGCCTGTCGGTTCAAGTTGGCGCTGACGTGCAGATCGCCAAGAACTGGTACCTGAACGTGGACGTCAAGAAGGTCCAGATCGGCACCAAGGTCTACTCCAACGGCGTCAAGGCTGGCGACTTCAAGGTTGACCCCCTGCTGGTCGGCGTTGGCGTTGGCTACCGCTTCTAA
- a CDS encoding TlyA family RNA methyltransferase, which translates to MRADQLLVSQGLCTTRSIAQRLIAAGSVEWHSAKGWAPVAKAGLDLLEGVALRINDDAELRYVSRGGLKLEGALKHSGLAVSGLTVLDMGQSTGGFSDCLLKSGAARVVGVDVGHGQLHEQLKNEPRIVALEGLHVRELAASALNEHKPAAGFDLIVGDLSFISMLGALPELLPWLKPEGQVLLLIKPQFELGPKAVSRGGLVKDAAQYPLLETRSREVCASLGLRVKDYFDSAITGGDGNKEFFLWAQRSPEGKEQA; encoded by the coding sequence ATGCGCGCTGATCAACTCCTGGTCTCACAGGGCCTCTGCACCACTCGCTCCATCGCCCAAAGGCTGATTGCGGCGGGCTCGGTGGAGTGGCACTCGGCCAAAGGCTGGGCGCCGGTGGCCAAGGCGGGGCTGGATTTGCTCGAAGGCGTGGCGCTGCGCATCAATGACGATGCGGAGTTGCGTTATGTCTCGCGCGGCGGGCTCAAGCTCGAAGGTGCGCTCAAGCACAGCGGGCTGGCAGTCAGCGGCCTGACCGTGCTGGACATGGGCCAGAGTACCGGCGGCTTTTCGGACTGCCTGCTCAAGAGCGGCGCAGCCCGGGTGGTCGGTGTGGATGTGGGCCATGGCCAGCTGCATGAGCAACTGAAGAACGAACCCCGCATCGTCGCCCTGGAAGGCCTGCATGTGCGCGAGCTGGCGGCATCCGCTCTGAACGAACACAAGCCGGCGGCGGGTTTCGATCTCATCGTCGGCGACCTCAGCTTTATCTCCATGCTGGGCGCGCTGCCCGAGCTGCTGCCTTGGCTCAAGCCTGAGGGTCAGGTCTTGCTGCTGATCAAGCCACAGTTCGAACTCGGCCCCAAAGCCGTCTCGCGCGGCGGCCTGGTCAAGGATGCAGCGCAGTACCCCTTGCTGGAGACGCGCAGCCGCGAGGTTTGCGCCAGCCTGGGGCTGAGGGTCAAAGACTATTTCGACAGCGCCATCACCGGCGGTGACGGCAATAAAGAATTTTTCCTCTGGGCGCAGCGCTCGCCCGAGGGCAAGGAACAAGCATGA
- a CDS encoding chemotaxis protein CheX: MTETTQLEAKVLLLEHDSAQYQALSEFCLSVGLLALPRSAVDALATLAQHKDLGGVLLAEDLPCEEGSDAMQLARAIHKLRPELPIFLRRCSDRPLTPEDQNRIRHSWATGDLAQLQAAVEHNIFSLRYPTRLVQGVVKLTCQALGAMFPFARVEAESPYVVHDRIIHGEVSTLIAIESTWCRGYMMLQTEERALRQGLIQGFSYEGIGGDLNFRELNNMLGETTNLIWGAFKNRYIPPKAFTNQQTQVPIVINHEHKYISFGSQDPQLCIRYQLSDPARPGLPPLMIVQRFIFNLHWSPDEFAEFDSNPPEVGPTGELELF; this comes from the coding sequence ATGACTGAAACCACCCAACTTGAGGCCAAGGTCTTGTTGCTGGAGCACGACTCGGCCCAGTACCAAGCCTTGAGCGAGTTCTGCCTGTCGGTGGGCCTGCTGGCCTTGCCGCGTTCGGCTGTGGATGCCCTGGCAACGCTGGCGCAACACAAGGATCTGGGCGGCGTGCTGCTGGCCGAAGATCTGCCTTGTGAAGAGGGCAGCGACGCCATGCAACTGGCGCGCGCCATTCACAAGCTGCGGCCTGAGTTGCCGATTTTTCTGCGCCGCTGCAGCGACCGCCCCTTAACGCCCGAGGATCAAAACCGCATCCGCCATAGCTGGGCCACCGGCGATCTGGCGCAACTGCAGGCCGCCGTTGAACACAATATCTTCAGCCTGCGCTACCCCACCCGGCTGGTGCAGGGCGTGGTCAAGCTGACCTGCCAGGCTTTGGGCGCGATGTTCCCCTTTGCCCGCGTGGAGGCCGAGTCGCCCTATGTGGTGCACGACCGCATCATTCACGGCGAAGTGTCCACCTTGATCGCAATTGAAAGCACCTGGTGCCGCGGCTACATGATGCTGCAGACGGAGGAGCGCGCCTTGCGGCAAGGCCTGATCCAGGGCTTCAGCTACGAGGGCATTGGCGGGGATCTGAACTTTCGCGAGCTCAACAATATGCTGGGCGAGACGACCAATCTGATCTGGGGCGCGTTCAAGAATCGCTACATCCCGCCCAAGGCCTTCACCAATCAGCAGACCCAGGTGCCCATCGTCATCAACCATGAGCACAAATACATCTCGTTTGGTTCGCAAGACCCGCAGCTGTGCATTCGCTACCAGCTCTCGGACCCGGCGCGGCCGGGCTTGCCGCCCTTGATGATCGTGCAGCGCTTCATCTTCAATCTGCACTGGTCGCCCGACGAATTCGCCGAATTCGACAGCAATCCACCAGAAGTCGGTCCCACCGGCGAGTTGGAACTATTCTGA
- a CDS encoding sensor histidine kinase produces MPRPHLPPVLRRSLLLLLAALALVAAAWATGVWAERRELQIKVQSLQRAVEVHALGLRGAAEKFDYLPFTAAQHPLILALLRQPESTHARLQANRYVAQVQAHSGAAALYLLDAEGKALAASNWQTADSFVNQNYASRPYFEEAMRGQRSVFYGVGLTTGVPGLFIAAPVAAPETGQVQGVMVAKVSLDALERTWAKAPDPVLLYDARGIAFLGSVKDWYYRSRRPLSPADLAWLDQHGQYGAQHSYAPMPWVEAREPGRAEYRIQTRIAGKARQLLALDQALPELGWTLTVMSDLAELRQARRQAQALAALAGGITLLAGLYWRLRERRFAEQRQARLELEHRVQERTRELQEAHAFRKAMEDSLLVGMRARAPDGRIIYVNPALCEMVGYSAEELLGAKPPYPYWHPDDLDKHWRDSEAALSGQAALHGFESRVRHRDGHEVYTMVYTAPLIDAAGQHSGWMSSVVDITAQKQAEERQRLQDAQLQRSARLAGLGEMASTLAHELNQPLMALSNFALAARAFAEQASPNSQGLLIESLGEIVAQAQRAAEIVKRLRGLVRQRGGVHEPVDIPALLGRVQSLLEPELRLRKASLQVQLPNALPAVRGDPLLLEQLMINLLMNALQACQDLPPERRQIEVSASVEGQTMTLQVLDRGPGIAPELLGQLFDPFFSTKPDGLGLGLKICRSIAEAHGGALSATNRADAPGARFSLSLPISS; encoded by the coding sequence ATGCCCCGACCCCACTTGCCTCCCGTGCTGCGTCGCAGCCTTTTGCTCCTGCTGGCCGCGCTGGCCTTGGTGGCGGCTGCCTGGGCGACCGGCGTCTGGGCCGAACGGCGAGAGCTGCAGATCAAGGTGCAAAGCCTGCAACGTGCGGTGGAAGTCCACGCCCTGGGCCTGCGCGGCGCAGCGGAGAAGTTCGACTACCTGCCCTTCACCGCCGCCCAGCACCCGCTGATCCTGGCCCTGTTGCGTCAACCAGAAAGCACGCACGCGCGCCTGCAAGCCAACCGCTATGTGGCGCAGGTGCAAGCGCACAGCGGCGCCGCAGCGCTCTATTTGCTGGATGCCGAGGGCAAGGCCCTGGCAGCCAGCAACTGGCAGACGGCCGACAGCTTTGTGAACCAGAACTACGCCAGCCGGCCCTATTTCGAAGAGGCCATGCGCGGGCAGCGCAGCGTGTTTTACGGCGTGGGCCTGACTACCGGCGTGCCGGGTCTCTTCATCGCCGCGCCCGTGGCTGCTCCTGAGACGGGGCAGGTGCAAGGCGTGATGGTGGCCAAGGTCAGCCTAGATGCGCTGGAGCGCACCTGGGCCAAGGCGCCAGACCCAGTGCTGCTCTACGACGCCCGCGGCATCGCTTTTCTGGGCTCGGTGAAGGACTGGTACTACCGCAGCCGCCGGCCACTCAGCCCGGCCGATCTGGCCTGGCTTGACCAGCATGGCCAGTACGGCGCCCAGCACAGCTATGCGCCCATGCCCTGGGTCGAGGCCCGCGAGCCCGGCCGGGCCGAGTACCGCATCCAAACCCGCATCGCCGGCAAAGCGCGCCAGCTCCTGGCGCTGGACCAGGCCCTGCCCGAACTGGGCTGGACGCTGACCGTGATGAGCGATCTGGCCGAGCTGCGCCAGGCTCGCCGCCAAGCACAGGCCTTGGCCGCCTTGGCCGGTGGCATCACCCTGCTGGCGGGGCTGTACTGGCGCTTGCGTGAACGCCGCTTTGCCGAGCAAAGGCAAGCACGCCTGGAACTGGAGCATCGGGTGCAAGAGCGCACCCGGGAGCTGCAAGAGGCGCATGCCTTCCGCAAGGCCATGGAGGATTCGCTGCTGGTGGGCATGCGCGCGCGGGCGCCGGATGGCCGCATCATCTACGTCAACCCCGCCCTGTGCGAAATGGTGGGCTACAGCGCCGAGGAACTGCTGGGCGCCAAGCCGCCCTACCCCTATTGGCACCCCGATGATCTGGACAAACACTGGCGCGACAGCGAGGCGGCGCTGAGCGGCCAGGCCGCGCTGCACGGCTTTGAGTCCCGCGTGCGGCACCGGGACGGCCATGAGGTCTACACCATGGTCTACACAGCGCCCTTGATTGACGCCGCCGGCCAGCACAGCGGCTGGATGAGTTCGGTGGTGGACATCACGGCGCAGAAGCAGGCGGAGGAGCGCCAGCGATTGCAAGACGCTCAACTGCAGCGCAGCGCCCGCCTGGCCGGCCTGGGCGAAATGGCCTCCACCCTGGCGCATGAGTTGAACCAGCCGCTGATGGCCTTGTCCAACTTCGCCCTGGCGGCGCGTGCTTTCGCCGAACAGGCTTCACCCAACAGCCAGGGCTTGCTGATCGAAAGCCTGGGCGAGATCGTGGCCCAGGCGCAGCGCGCGGCCGAGATCGTCAAACGTCTGCGCGGCCTGGTGCGCCAGCGCGGCGGCGTGCATGAGCCGGTGGACATTCCTGCCCTGCTGGGCCGCGTGCAATCCCTGCTGGAGCCCGAGCTGCGCCTGCGCAAGGCCAGCTTGCAGGTGCAGCTGCCGAACGCCTTACCAGCCGTGCGCGGTGACCCTTTGCTGCTGGAGCAGTTGATGATCAATCTGCTGATGAACGCCCTGCAGGCCTGCCAGGATCTGCCGCCCGAACGGCGCCAGATCGAGGTCAGCGCCAGCGTCGAAGGGCAGACCATGACACTGCAGGTTCTGGACCGCGGCCCCGGTATTGCGCCCGAGCTGCTGGGCCAGCTCTTCGACCCCTTTTTCAGCACCAAGCCCGATGGCTTGGGCCTGGGCTTGAAGATCTGCCGCAGCATTGCCGAAGCCCATGGCGGCGCGCTCAGCGCCACGAATCGCGCGGACGCCCCCGGCGCCCGTTTCAGCCTCAGCCTGCCCATCTCCTCATGA
- a CDS encoding response regulator transcription factor, protein MKNPASHRHCLYVVDDDEAVRRSLMMLLFASGQPVQAFASGEAFLEALNPLQPGCVILDLRMGQGISGLEVFDRLLALRSPLVVLFLSGHGEISMAIEAVKKGAFDWVVKPNTAELLAKLPQALDAAHARAEALARWTLLTPREREVARHVALGTPNKEIARLLNPPCSPRSVESHRAHLFAKLAFANDNELGRWLQQHAWLQE, encoded by the coding sequence ATGAAGAATCCCGCCAGCCACCGCCATTGCCTCTACGTGGTGGACGACGACGAAGCCGTGCGCCGCTCCCTGATGATGCTGCTGTTCGCCAGCGGTCAGCCGGTGCAGGCCTTTGCCTCGGGCGAGGCCTTTCTGGAGGCGCTGAATCCGCTGCAGCCGGGCTGCGTGATCCTGGACCTGCGCATGGGCCAGGGCATCAGCGGCCTGGAGGTGTTCGACCGCCTGCTGGCCCTGCGCAGCCCACTGGTCGTCTTGTTTTTGTCAGGGCATGGTGAGATTTCCATGGCCATCGAAGCCGTCAAGAAGGGCGCTTTCGATTGGGTGGTCAAGCCCAATACCGCCGAGCTGCTGGCCAAGCTGCCGCAGGCCCTGGATGCCGCGCATGCGCGCGCCGAAGCCCTGGCCCGCTGGACCCTGCTGACCCCGCGTGAACGAGAAGTGGCCCGGCATGTGGCCCTGGGCACACCGAACAAGGAAATTGCGCGGCTGCTCAATCCGCCCTGCAGCCCCCGCTCGGTGGAGAGCCACCGCGCCCATCTCTTCGCCAAGCTGGCCTTTGCCAATGACAACGAGCTGGGCCGCTGGTTGCAACAACACGCCTGGCTGCAGGAATGA
- the metF gene encoding methylenetetrahydrofolate reductase [NAD(P)H] — protein sequence MSTPNKTPVSFEFFPPNTPVGTEKLKTVVKDLSVLNPHYFSVTYGAGGSTREKTLATVMDIAASGYEAAPHLSCVGSTRENIAEILATYRAQNIRRVVALRGDLPSGTATAGEFRYAAELVRFIRETQGPDWQIEVAAYPEYHPQQRYAAKDLQHFADKMKAGANAAITQFFFNPDAYFNFVDEARKLGVDAPIVPGIMPFHNYARIAQFAARDGIEIPRWIALKMEGFMDDAASIRAFGLDVMSRVCERLIEGGAPGIHFYTLNQSGLTLELCKRLKLG from the coding sequence ATGAGCACGCCCAACAAGACCCCTGTCAGCTTCGAGTTCTTCCCGCCCAACACTCCCGTGGGCACCGAGAAGCTCAAGACCGTGGTGAAGGACCTCAGCGTTCTGAATCCGCACTACTTCAGCGTTACCTACGGCGCCGGCGGCTCCACCCGCGAGAAGACCCTGGCCACGGTGATGGACATCGCCGCCAGCGGCTATGAAGCCGCGCCGCACCTGAGCTGCGTGGGTTCCACCCGCGAAAACATCGCCGAAATCCTGGCCACCTACCGCGCGCAAAACATCCGCCGCGTCGTCGCCCTGCGCGGCGACCTGCCCAGCGGCACAGCCACAGCGGGAGAGTTCCGCTACGCCGCCGAACTGGTGCGCTTCATCCGCGAAACGCAAGGGCCGGACTGGCAAATCGAAGTCGCCGCCTACCCCGAATACCACCCGCAGCAGCGCTACGCCGCCAAGGACTTGCAGCACTTCGCCGACAAAATGAAGGCCGGTGCTAACGCCGCCATCACCCAGTTCTTCTTCAACCCCGACGCCTACTTCAACTTCGTGGACGAAGCCCGCAAGCTGGGCGTTGACGCCCCCATCGTGCCGGGCATCATGCCTTTCCACAACTACGCTCGCATCGCCCAATTCGCAGCGCGTGACGGCATCGAAATCCCGCGCTGGATCGCACTGAAGATGGAAGGCTTTATGGACGACGCCGCCTCCATCCGCGCATTCGGCCTGGACGTGATGAGCCGCGTGTGCGAGCGCCTGATCGAAGGCGGCGCGCCCGGCATCCACTTCTACACCCTGAACCAATCCGGCCTGACGCTGGAGTTGTGCAAGCGGCTCAAACTCGGCTGA
- a CDS encoding MFS transporter: MDKTLSPKLSGASAPTAAPERIDAGRLKAILVGSAGNLVEWYDFYCYAAFSLYFANSFFPAQDATAQMMSTAGIFALGFFVRPLGGLLFGSIGDRLGRRQALMTSVLLMCLGSLIIACAPTYAMVGAWAPALLLLARLLQGLSLGGEYGSSATYLSEMASSKHRGFYASFQYVTLIGGQLTALLVLLLLQHVFLSPEELKAWGWRIPFFIGALLALVALAMRREMPETASFEKAKRQRGTEALGGLRQLARYPKEVMVVVGLTMGGTLAFYVYTTYMQKFLRLSVGLTDAQTTAVSAASLVFAMCLQPLYGALSDRIGRRPLLLGFAVLGTLFTVPLLTAIRHAQGPWEAFGLIACAWLILSGYTSINAVVKAEMFPAAIRTTGVGVPYAVAVSVFGGTAEYIALWFKQAGNESGFYWYATAVIACTLLVYLGMRDTQKHSQIDAEERG, encoded by the coding sequence ATGGACAAGACCCTAAGCCCCAAACTCAGCGGCGCCAGCGCGCCCACTGCAGCCCCGGAGCGCATCGACGCCGGTCGGCTCAAAGCCATTTTGGTGGGCTCGGCCGGCAATCTGGTCGAGTGGTACGACTTCTACTGCTACGCGGCCTTCTCGCTCTACTTCGCCAACTCCTTTTTCCCCGCTCAAGATGCCACGGCGCAGATGATGTCCACCGCAGGCATTTTTGCGCTGGGCTTTTTCGTGCGCCCGCTGGGCGGCTTGCTGTTCGGCAGCATCGGCGACCGCCTGGGCCGCCGCCAGGCCTTGATGACCTCGGTGCTGCTGATGTGCCTGGGCTCGCTGATCATTGCCTGCGCGCCGACCTATGCGATGGTGGGCGCCTGGGCGCCGGCCTTGCTGCTGCTGGCCCGTTTGCTGCAGGGCCTGAGCCTGGGCGGTGAGTACGGCTCCAGCGCCACCTATCTGTCCGAGATGGCCAGTTCCAAGCACCGCGGCTTCTACGCCAGCTTTCAGTATGTGACCCTGATCGGCGGGCAGCTGACGGCCTTGCTGGTGCTCTTGCTGCTGCAACACGTTTTCCTGAGCCCAGAGGAGTTGAAGGCCTGGGGCTGGCGCATCCCCTTCTTCATCGGCGCCTTGCTGGCCCTGGTAGCCCTGGCCATGCGCCGCGAGATGCCCGAGACCGCCTCGTTTGAGAAGGCCAAGCGCCAACGCGGCACAGAGGCGCTGGGCGGCTTGCGTCAGCTGGCTCGCTATCCCAAAGAGGTGATGGTGGTGGTGGGCCTGACCATGGGCGGCACCTTGGCTTTTTACGTCTACACCACGTACATGCAGAAGTTCCTGCGCCTCTCGGTGGGCCTGACGGACGCGCAGACCACGGCGGTCTCGGCCGCCTCCCTGGTGTTCGCCATGTGCTTGCAGCCGCTGTACGGCGCCCTGTCGGACCGCATCGGCCGCCGGCCTTTGCTGCTGGGCTTCGCTGTGCTGGGCACCTTGTTCACCGTGCCCTTGCTGACGGCGATTCGCCATGCGCAAGGCCCTTGGGAAGCCTTCGGCCTGATCGCCTGCGCCTGGTTGATTCTGTCGGGCTACACCTCCATCAACGCGGTGGTGAAAGCCGAAATGTTCCCCGCCGCCATCCGCACCACCGGAGTGGGCGTGCCCTATGCGGTGGCGGTGTCGGTGTTTGGCGGCACGGCCGAATACATCGCCCTGTGGTTCAAACAGGCCGGCAATGAGAGCGGCTTCTACTGGTACGCCACCGCCGTCATCGCCTGCACCTTGCTGGTCTACCTGGGCATGCGGGACACGCAAAAGCATTCGCAGATTGATGCGGAAGAGCGGGGCTGA
- a CDS encoding response regulator, which translates to MANVLVVDDSSTMREIVASFLSKNGFEVAVAKDGRDGLFKLQSDPAIRLVISDVNMPNMDGLAMAEKIRQDVTGRVVHIVMLTTEDNPAMRARGKAIGVTGWIVKPFRGDAVLGPFRKLCEVQA; encoded by the coding sequence ATGGCAAATGTTCTTGTGGTTGACGACTCCAGCACGATGCGGGAAATCGTTGCCAGCTTTCTGAGCAAGAACGGCTTTGAGGTGGCCGTGGCCAAGGATGGCCGCGACGGGCTTTTCAAACTGCAGAGCGACCCTGCCATCCGGCTGGTGATCAGCGACGTCAATATGCCCAATATGGATGGCCTGGCGATGGCAGAAAAGATCCGTCAGGACGTCACCGGCCGGGTGGTTCACATCGTCATGCTGACCACCGAAGACAACCCCGCCATGCGTGCGCGCGGCAAGGCCATCGGCGTGACCGGCTGGATCGTCAAGCCCTTCCGCGGCGATGCCGTGCTGGGCCCCTTCCGCAAGCTATGCGAGGTCCAGGCTTAG
- a CDS encoding HAD-IIB family hydrolase has protein sequence MHALSSCPPARLRPLVGLLTDIDDTLTADGAIAPAALQALFDLHAAGVPVIAITGRPAGWSEPFALAWPVKAIVAENGAVMLRRRADGGLQRDFTQDAATRASNFERLQCCAADLLLRVPGCQLASDSAGRLTDIAVDHSEHAHLAPAQIEAVCAVMREHGLQATVSSIHINGWIGAHNKWTAAQWAVPELTGRPFVAEDWLYVGDSSNDQIMFAHMPHSVGVANIARFVPQLQSLPDFVTEAERGDGFAELAQAVLQAKRD, from the coding sequence ATGCATGCACTTTCTTCTTGCCCTCCCGCCCGTTTGCGCCCGCTTGTGGGCCTGCTCACCGATATCGACGACACCTTGACGGCCGATGGCGCCATCGCCCCCGCGGCCCTGCAGGCCTTGTTTGATCTACATGCCGCTGGCGTGCCCGTCATTGCCATCACCGGTCGCCCGGCGGGCTGGAGCGAGCCCTTCGCGCTGGCTTGGCCGGTGAAAGCCATCGTGGCCGAAAACGGCGCCGTGATGCTCCGGCGCAGGGCTGATGGCGGTTTGCAGCGCGACTTCACCCAGGATGCTGCGACGCGGGCCAGCAATTTTGAGCGCCTGCAGTGCTGCGCGGCCGACCTGCTGCTGCGCGTGCCGGGCTGCCAACTGGCAAGCGACAGCGCCGGCCGCTTGACCGATATCGCGGTCGATCACAGCGAGCATGCGCATCTGGCGCCGGCGCAGATCGAGGCCGTCTGCGCGGTGATGCGGGAGCATGGCTTGCAGGCCACGGTCAGCTCCATCCACATCAACGGCTGGATAGGCGCGCACAACAAGTGGACCGCCGCCCAGTGGGCCGTGCCCGAACTGACGGGCCGACCCTTTGTGGCCGAGGACTGGTTGTATGTGGGTGACTCCAGCAACGACCAGATCATGTTCGCCCATATGCCCCACAGCGTGGGTGTGGCCAATATCGCCCGCTTTGTGCCGCAGCTGCAAAGCCTGCCCGACTTTGTCACCGAAGCCGAGCGTGGCGATGGTTTTGCCGAGTTGGCCCAGGCGGTGTTGCAGGCGAAGCGCGATTAA
- the ahcY gene encoding adenosylhomocysteinase: protein MTATNTTLSPDQFLVADLSLAAWGRKELNIAECEMPALMAIRKEYAASQPLKGARIAGSLHMTIQTGVLVETLQALGAEVRWASCNIYSTQDQAAAALVAAGTPVFAYKGETLEDYWDYTHRIFDFGAAGTPGEGPNMILDDGGDATLLMHLGQKAEKDLSVLANPGSEEERVLFAAIKAKVAVDPTWYTRKSREIIGVTEETTTGVHRLKEMSAKGSLLFRAINVNDSVTKSKFDNLYGCRESLVDGIKRATDVMIAGKIAVIAGYGDVGKGSAQAMRALSAQVWVTEIDPICALQAAMEGYRVVTMEYAADKADIFVTTTGNKGVIRHEHMAVMKHNAIVCNIGHFDNEIDIASIEKYEWEEIKPQVDHVIFPDGKRIILLAKGRLVNLGCGTGHPSYVMSSSFANQTIAQIELFAHKDAYDIGKVYVLPKHLDEKVARLQLTTLNAQLSELTEEQAAYIGVPKQGPYKPDAYRY, encoded by the coding sequence ATGACTGCCACCAACACCACACTGTCCCCCGACCAATTCCTCGTTGCCGACCTCTCGCTTGCCGCCTGGGGCCGCAAGGAACTCAATATCGCCGAGTGCGAAATGCCCGCGCTGATGGCCATCCGAAAGGAATACGCCGCCAGCCAGCCGCTCAAGGGCGCACGCATTGCCGGTTCGTTGCACATGACCATTCAGACCGGCGTGCTGGTCGAAACCCTGCAAGCCCTGGGCGCCGAAGTGCGCTGGGCTTCGTGCAATATCTACTCCACGCAAGACCAAGCCGCTGCCGCCCTGGTGGCCGCAGGCACGCCGGTGTTCGCCTACAAGGGTGAAACGCTGGAAGACTACTGGGATTACACCCACCGCATCTTCGACTTCGGCGCCGCCGGCACCCCCGGTGAAGGCCCGAACATGATTCTGGACGACGGCGGCGATGCCACCTTGCTGATGCATCTGGGCCAGAAGGCCGAGAAGGATCTGTCGGTGCTGGCCAACCCCGGCAGCGAAGAAGAGCGCGTGCTGTTCGCCGCCATCAAGGCCAAGGTCGCCGTTGACCCGACTTGGTACACCCGCAAGAGCCGCGAGATCATCGGCGTCACCGAAGAAACGACGACCGGCGTGCATCGCCTGAAGGAAATGTCGGCCAAGGGCAGCCTGCTGTTCCGCGCCATCAACGTCAACGACTCGGTCACCAAGAGCAAGTTCGACAACCTCTACGGCTGCCGCGAGTCCCTGGTGGACGGCATCAAGCGCGCCACCGACGTGATGATCGCCGGCAAGATCGCCGTCATCGCCGGCTACGGCGATGTGGGCAAGGGTTCCGCCCAAGCCATGCGCGCCCTGTCGGCACAAGTGTGGGTCACCGAAATCGACCCCATCTGCGCCCTGCAAGCCGCGATGGAAGGCTACCGCGTTGTCACGATGGAATACGCCGCCGACAAGGCCGACATCTTCGTCACCACCACCGGCAACAAGGGCGTGATCCGTCACGAGCACATGGCCGTGATGAAGCACAACGCCATCGTCTGCAATATCGGTCACTTCGACAACGAGATCGACATCGCTTCGATCGAGAAGTACGAGTGGGAAGAGATCAAGCCGCAAGTCGACCACGTGATCTTCCCGGACGGCAAGCGCATCATCTTGCTGGCCAAGGGCCGCCTGGTGAACCTGGGCTGCGGCACCGGCCACCCCAGCTATGTGATGAGCTCCTCGTTTGCGAACCAGACGATTGCGCAGATCGAGCTGTTCGCCCACAAGGACGCTTACGACATCGGCAAGGTCTATGTGCTGCCCAAGCACCTGGACGAGAAGGTGGCACGCCTGCAGCTGACCACGCTGAATGCGCAGTTGTCGGAGCTGACCGAAGAGCAAGCGGCTTATATTGGTGTGCCCAAGCAAGGCCCTTACAAGCCCGACGCCTACCGTTACTGA